One window of Halopseudomonas maritima genomic DNA carries:
- a CDS encoding SCP2 sterol-binding domain-containing protein, with product MTTVAEITSQMESKFNSAAAAGLDLVFQFNITDDENFNVTVKDGTCALAQGEAADPNVTLIMDKETLVGVMTGETDGMQAFMSGKLRAEGDMMLALKLGELFPA from the coding sequence ATGACTACCGTTGCAGAAATCACCAGCCAAATGGAATCCAAGTTCAACTCAGCCGCTGCAGCCGGTCTGGATCTGGTATTCCAGTTCAACATCACCGACGACGAAAACTTCAACGTTACCGTCAAGGACGGCACCTGCGCACTGGCCCAGGGCGAAGCCGCCGATCCGAACGTAACCCTGATCATGGACAAGGAAACCCTGGTTGGCGTCATGACCGGCGAAACCGATGGCATGCAAGCCTTTATGAGCGGCAAGCTGCGCGCTGAAGGCGATATGATGCTGGCCCTCAAGCTGGGCGAACTGTTCCCGGCCTGA
- a CDS encoding histidine phosphatase family protein, translating to MGSIYLIRHGQASLGAANYDELSPLGVRQSQLCGEFLHRSGLRLNACYAGDLRRQIDTARHCLAGMRQPETEIQIDSAFNEYHSDQVMAAYLPRVREQIADTDYYLANAGQYRKEFQRIFSLAVTLWITDDNPPQACPSWQSYVDQVAGGLQRVMAANNGSGQNIAIFASGGTITAAVQLITQMPATSAFELNWQIVNTSVSRLQYRADKLSLAAFNGQAHLDIHQRPEWISYR from the coding sequence GTGGGCAGTATCTACCTGATCAGACATGGGCAGGCGTCACTTGGCGCTGCCAACTATGACGAACTGTCGCCGCTCGGAGTGCGCCAGTCCCAGCTGTGTGGGGAGTTCCTGCACCGCAGTGGCCTGCGCCTCAATGCCTGCTATGCCGGCGACCTTCGTCGTCAGATCGATACCGCACGGCACTGTCTGGCAGGTATGCGTCAGCCCGAAACAGAGATTCAAATCGACTCGGCATTTAACGAATACCACTCAGATCAGGTCATGGCCGCCTACCTGCCGCGAGTCCGCGAACAGATCGCCGATACCGACTACTACCTGGCCAACGCTGGGCAGTACCGTAAGGAATTTCAGCGCATTTTCAGTCTGGCTGTGACCCTGTGGATCACCGACGACAACCCGCCGCAGGCGTGCCCCAGCTGGCAAAGCTACGTCGACCAGGTCGCAGGCGGCCTGCAGCGCGTGATGGCTGCCAACAACGGCAGCGGCCAGAATATCGCCATCTTTGCCTCAGGCGGCACTATCACTGCCGCCGTGCAACTGATCACGCAAATGCCAGCCACCAGCGCCTTTGAGCTGAACTGGCAAATCGTGAATACCTCTGTCAGCAGACTGCAGTACCGGGCAGACAAACTGAGCCTGGCGGCCTTCAATGGCCAGGCTCATCTGGACATCCACCAGCGCCCGGAATGGATCAGCTACAGGTAA